The DNA sequence GCGGACCCAGAAGCCCCGGACCGTGGGCTGGACCATGGTGATCGACAAGGGGCTCGGCCTGAACCAGATCGACGACCTCCTGGGCTCGGCCGCCGCCGCCATCGACGTCATCAAGCTGACCTTCGGCACCTCGGCCTTCGTCCCGTACGATCTCCTGAAGGAGAAAGTGAAACGGATCGCGTCGGCCGGCTGCGACGTGATGCCCGGTGGCACGTTTCAGGAGGTGGCGGTCTGGCAGCGGAGCTACGACCGCTATCTCGAGCGGGCCCAAGCCCTCGGTTTCAACGCGATCGAGATCTCGGACGGGACGATCGAGATGGACCTGAAGACCCGGAGGAGCGTGATCGAGCAGGCCGTGAAGGCCGGATTCAGGGTCCTGACCGAGGTCGGCAAGAAGGACCCGAACGACGCGCTCCCGATGTCGGTGCTCGCCGACCAGGTGATGCACGATCTCTCCCTCGGCGCCTTCATGGTGATCATGGAGGCTCGGGAGGCCGGCAAGGGCGTCGGCATCTACGACGCCTCGGGACTCCCCAAGGAGTCCGAGATCGAGGCGTTCCTGCGCGGCGTCAAGGACCCGTCCCGGCTCCTGTGGGAGGCGCCCCTCGGCAACCAGCAGAAGTACCTGATCCTCAAGTTCGGCCCCAACGTGAACCTCGGCAACATTCCGCCCGAAGACGTCCTGGCGCTCGAGGCCCTCCGCTGCGGCCTCAGGGGCGACACCCTGAAGCGCGCCTGGCAGGCTGACCGCGAGTACCGTCGCGGCTAGCGCCAGGGGCCTCATGCGCTACGGCTTCGTCATCGATCACACTTGCTGCATCGGCTGCCACGCCTGCAGCGTGGCCTGCAAGGAGGAGAACCAGGTCCCGCTCGGCGTCTATCGGACCTGGGTGAAGTACATCGAGCGGGGGACCTTCCCCAACACCCGCCGCTACTTCTCGGTCCTCCGGTGCAACCACTGCGACAACGCCCCCTGCGTGACGATCTGCCCGACCGTCGCGCTCTTCCGGCGATCCGACGGCATCGTAGACTTCGACGGGACGCGCTGCATCGGCTGCAAGTCCTGCATGCAGGCCTGTCCCTACGACGCGCTCTACATCGATCCGGCGACCCAGACCGCGGCGAAGTGCCACTACTGCGCCCATCGCGTCGAGGTCGGGCTCGAGCCCGCCTGCGTCATCGTCTGCCCCGTGCAGGCGATCGTCGCCGGTGATCTCGACGATCCGGCGAGCCGGATCGCCAGGCTCGTCGCCACCGAGCAGGTCCAGGTCCGAAAGCCCGAGCAGGGGACGCGCCCCAAGGTCTTCTACCTCGGCGCCGACGCAGCGGCCCTCACACCGCAGGCGCTCGAGCGGGGCGAGAGCTACCTCTTCGCCCAGACCGGGACGGACCGAGGGGCCCCGAAGCCTGCCCCTCCGGACACGTCGACGCTGAAGGACCTCCAGACGCTGGCGCGGACCGTGTATGACGTCGACCACGTGGAGCGACCCTGGGGATGGAAGGTCGCAACCTACCTCTGGACAAAGGCGGTCGCGGCTGGAGCCCTGCTGCTCCCGGCCCTTGGCGTCGCGGCAGGCTGGAGCGAAGGCGGGCTCCTGGCGGGCGTTGTCGCGCCGTTTCTCGCGCTCGTCTTCCTCGCCCTCACCACGGGGCTGCTGATCTTCGACCTGAAGCGCCCGGATCGCTTCCACTTTATCCTGTTAAAACCCAACTGGCAATCGTGGCTGGTGTGGGGGGCCTGGATCCTGATCGCCTTCGGCGCGGTCACCGGCCTCTGGTTGGTCGGCGGCCTGGCAGTTCATGCGCGGCTCCTCAGGGTCCTCGCGTGGCCCGCGATCCTGCTCGCCGTCGCCGCCGCCGGCTACAGCGCCTTCCTCTTCGGCCAGGCCGAAGGGCGGGACTTCTGGCAGAGCCCCCTCCTCCTGTGGCATCTCCTCGTCGGCGCTGTGCTCGCCGGAGCGGCGAGCCTGATTCTGGCGGGCCTGGCCCTGGGCTCGGGTGCCGCCGTC is a window from the Candidatus Rokuibacteriota bacterium genome containing:
- a CDS encoding phosphosulfolactate synthase, producing MAERKAWEGVIRIPVAERTQKPRTVGWTMVIDKGLGLNQIDDLLGSAAAAIDVIKLTFGTSAFVPYDLLKEKVKRIASAGCDVMPGGTFQEVAVWQRSYDRYLERAQALGFNAIEISDGTIEMDLKTRRSVIEQAVKAGFRVLTEVGKKDPNDALPMSVLADQVMHDLSLGAFMVIMEAREAGKGVGIYDASGLPKESEIEAFLRGVKDPSRLLWEAPLGNQQKYLILKFGPNVNLGNIPPEDVLALEALRCGLRGDTLKRAWQADREYRRG
- the nrfD gene encoding polysulfide reductase NrfD encodes the protein MRYGFVIDHTCCIGCHACSVACKEENQVPLGVYRTWVKYIERGTFPNTRRYFSVLRCNHCDNAPCVTICPTVALFRRSDGIVDFDGTRCIGCKSCMQACPYDALYIDPATQTAAKCHYCAHRVEVGLEPACVIVCPVQAIVAGDLDDPASRIARLVATEQVQVRKPEQGTRPKVFYLGADAAALTPQALERGESYLFAQTGTDRGAPKPAPPDTSTLKDLQTLARTVYDVDHVERPWGWKVATYLWTKAVAAGALLLPALGVAAGWSEGGLLAGVVAPFLALVFLALTTGLLIFDLKRPDRFHFILLKPNWQSWLVWGAWILIAFGAVTGLWLVGGLAVHARLLRVLAWPAILLAVAAAGYSAFLFGQAEGRDFWQSPLLLWHLLVGAVLAGAASLILAGLALGSGAAVIGLLKKVLAAALAAEALVLFAELFGSHPNQDVARAADLLTRGGLSGPFCGGVVLAGIGLPMLLLLGGTPSLVVASLLALAGHWLYELLWVRAGQSIPLS